Within the Gracilinema caldarium DSM 7334 genome, the region TTGTGAAAAACTTGAAGATTATTTGAGGACGGGTTATGGCTATTTGGGATTATGAAATATTTTGGAAAGAAACTTTAAACCAGCTTCAGCAGGAATTGGAAGAAGTTGAATTTTCTTTATGGTTTAACATTCATTATCTTCGCTCAGAAGAAAATACAATTATTATTGGAGTACCCTCTTCCTTTTATCGAGACCAATTTAAAATTCGCTATCACAATCTTATCGAAGAAAAACTACATGAACTTTCAGGTCAGCCTATTACACTCCAGTACGAGGTAGTCTCAAAAAAGGTTATAGATCAGGAAACAACATTCTCCTCTCAAACTTCTCAAAGACCTTCCATATCAGCAAAGGATACAACAAGTAAATCTTTGAATCAGAATACCTTAAATACATCTATACAACAAAAAGATCCTCATCCCCTGCTCCGCCGGGACTATACCTTTTCTAACTATGTCATTGGCGATAATAACAGTTTCGCAGCCAATGCAGCCTTAGCAATTTCAAAAAATCCCGGCACAGCCTACAATCCTTTCCTTGTCTATGGCGGTGTCGGTCTTGGCAAAACACACCTCATGCAGGCCATCGGAAACTACATACATGAACATTCCAATGCAAAAATTATCTATATTACTGCAGAAACCTTTACCAATGAATTTGTTCAAGCACTACAGGCAAATAAAACTGCTGCCTTTAAAAATAAATACCGCTTTGTCGATGTACTTCTTGTAGACGATATTCATTTTCTCCAAAACAAAATTGAAACTCAGGAAGAGCTTTTTCATACCTTTAATGCCCTTTATGATGCTAATAAACAGATGGTGTTTACCTGTGATAGGCCGGTCTCAGAATTAAAACATCTGTCTGACAGGCTTAAATCTCGTTTTGAACGAGGCCTTACGGTTGATCTTCAGCCACCAGATTATGAAACACGGCTGGCAATTCTCAAGAAAAAAGCTGACGCACGAAATATCACAATACCTCATGAAGTACTTGAGCTGGTAAGTAAAAATATTAGCTCTAATGTTCGTGATCTCGAAGCAGCATTAACAAAGCTCATTGCATATACCGAGCTTGTTCAGAAACCAATAACAATAGAAGTGGCTCAACAACACCTCAAAGATGTGTTTGCTTCACCCAAACAGGCCAATATGTCTATAGAAGCCATTCAACGAGTCGTAGCAGAATATTTTTCTCTTTCTTACAATGATTTAAAAGGAAAAAAACGAACTCAGAATATTGTTCTTCCCCGACAAATTGCCATGTATATTGCTCGGGAAATTACCGAATATTCTACAACCGAACTAGGTCTTGAATTCGGCGGTCGGGATCATACAACGGTTATGCATGCATGCCAAAAGATTGAAGAACGAATCCGATCAGATCCAACCCTTGAACCAATTATACAAAACCTGATTCGTCAAATAAAAGATTATAGAACAAAGAACTGAAAACATGTTATTATTGTGTGGATGTATAGTGGATAATAAGAGTAGTTGTGGGAATGTGGAAAAGCATGAAAGACTTTTCCAGTGAATGTGGATATCCTATTTTATTGTTTTATAAAGACATAATATAGATATCCACTTAAGAAGTGTCTCTACTATTACTACTACTAATAATTATATATTAAGAAGGAGATAGGGAGTATGAAATTTATTTGTGATCGTACCATTCTCGCAAGAGAAATCGGAATAGCCCAGGAAATTATCTCCAGCAAAAATGCTATTTCAATCCTTTCGAATGTATATTTGGAAGCTCACAATAACACCCTGTTAGTAAAAGCTACGGATATAAAAGTCAATTTTGAAACTCGCCTTCCTGTTACTGTGGTAGAAGAAGGTTCTACAACGGTGTTTTGTGATAAATTTTTAGGTATTTTGAACTCTATTCCTGAGGGTGAAATTGAGTTTGAACAAACTGAAAATAAAATAATTATTAAGCCAAGTTTTAAAAAAATTAAGTTCCAATTAAAAAGCATAGCCGCAGATAAATTTCCCGAATTTCCTTCTCCTGGGGCAGTTCAAGCCTTCGATGTTTCTATTAAAGAATTCAAAGCAATGATAACTCAAACTGTTTTTGCTGTTTCTGATGATGAAACCCGTTATTTTATGAACGGGGTGTTCTTTGAAAAACAAGAAAATGATCTTGTGATGGTTGCTACCGATGGACGACGTCTCGCTTTTACTAAAAAACCCATCAGCAATCCGGTACCGGATTTTGCCGGAGTTATTATTCCGCCTAAAATTCTAAATTTGGTATTAAAACGTGCTGGTGATGAGGGAATGGTTACAATACAGGTAACGGAAAAAAATATTTTTATTACTTTTGGTTCATATCATCTTTCATCGGTTCTTATTGAAGGACAGTTTCCCAACTACCGCCGGGTTATTCCGGAAAGCCAGAGCCATTCCTTTACAATAAACCGCCAGGAGATGCTCGATGCATTAAAACGGGTTTCCATTCTGGTTGAGCAGAAGTCTCGCCGGGTATATTTGGTAGTAAATCCTGGTATGCTTTCGGTCGTTTCTGAGGAAAGTGAAATTGGTGCAGCCAAAGAAGATATTCCCTGCCAATATGCTGGGGATGAAGTTTCTATTGCTTTGAATTATCGGTACATTGAGGAACCCTTTAAAGTAATGAACGAAGAATCGGTAAGTATTTTCTTTACCGAACCTAATCGGGCTATTACCATTAAACCGGTTCCTGAGAAGGATTTTTTCCATATCGTGATGCCGATGCAGCTTGAATAGTACATGGCCTTTTCGAGCCTGAGAACGGTTTGTTTTCGTAATCTTACTGATACTAGGATTACGTTTCCCAGTAAGTCAATATTTTTTGTCGGGGAAAACGGACAGGGAAAGACAAATCTACTAGAAGCACTCTATGTTTGTGCCTATGGGGCTTCTTTCCGAGGTGTTCGTGATTCCCATTTGATCCGTGAAGGATGCCGTGAAGCTGCAGTATCAGCCTTGATTTCGGGTACAGTAGATCATCAGGTCTCAGTCAAATTACTTAGTGCTCGTAAGCTATTACAGATTGATGAAAAACCGATCCAAACTCGTAAGGACCTCCTTTCTATCAGTCCCACTATTATTTTTTGTCATGAAGATATGGAATTCGTTTCTGGAACTCCTGAACGACGACGTTGGTTTTTTGACCAAACCTTAAGCCTTTACGATTCTATCTATCTGGAAGACTTGCAGAGGTATCGTCATATTCTGAAAATGCGAAATGCAGTTTTGAAAGAAGGTCGATTTGAAACACTCGATATACTCGATATCCAGCTGGTACAACTTGGTACTTCACTCATTGAAAAACGAAACAAGGTTTCTCATCAATTTTCTGAAGTTTTCTCAAAACTTTATGAATCTATTACAGGTATTGACCAAGTTATCCTTCGATATAAACCATCCTGGTCAACGGGTGATCAAAGTGCAATTCTAGAACATCTTAAACACATCCGTGAGAAAGAACTCCTTTTAAAAATGAGCTTATCTGGACCTCATCGTGACCGGTACCAGTTCACCCGGTACGATAAGGAATTTGAAGTACAAGCCTCTACAGGCCAGCGACGACTCTTAGCTCTCCTGCTTCGTATAGCCCAGGCAAAACTCTTTACTGAAATATCTCATAGGCTCCCAGTTCTGCTCTTAGATGATGTGTTACTAGAACTGGATCCTGAAAAACGAAAAAACTTTTTCAAGGTACTTCCTGAACATGAACAGGCTTTTTTTACTTTTTTGCCGGAAGAACCCTATAATCGGTATCGACAAGATGATACTTTAGTGTATCATGTAACGGATGGAGCGTTGTGTCTATGAGAAAAGCAGGGGATATTCTTTCTGCATTTTTTGATGAACGTCTAAGTAAGAAAGGACAAACCTATTCTGCCCTTTTTAAATCTTGGCAACAAATTGCGGGAGACCAAATTTCAGCCCATAGCCGTATTGTGGAACTGGAACGTAACATTCTCTTTGTAGAAGCTGACCATCCCGGCTGGATTATGATTCTACAATCGAAAGAACAGGATCTCCTTAACCGGGTTCGTCGTTCCTTTCCTGACCTGATAATTAATGGTATAAGTTTTCGGTTGAGCAAAATGAGAGGATCTACCCAGAACAATGTCGATGAAAATACTATGTCTAAAGTCTCTGTAAATGATAATTCACTTAATAGTGAAGTTGTTTTACAGACTCAAGAATTGAGTAAACCCAACTATGAACGTATTCAGGATCCTCAATTCAGGGAAGCACTTATGCGTCTTGAACAAAGTATTAGGTCACGGCATACATAGGTTGACGAAAAATATATCTTTGTTCTATACTGCGTTGCCGTTATATTGATCAAGGAGATTCTCCCATGAAACGTACATATCAGCCCAGTAAAGTAAAGCGGAACCGGAAGTTTGGTTTTCGCGCACGGATGAAAACCCGTGGCGGCCGCCTGGTATTAAAGCGTCGTCGGGCTAAGGGTCGGGCTAAACTGACAGTTTCCGACGAAAAGAAACCCTATTAAAAAAGGTATTGAACTGTCTTTCCGGTTTCGATCTGCGGAACGACTTAAGGGAAGGGAAGAAATACGAAAAGCTTTTGCCGATGGGAGAAAATATTCCTGTAATGGTGCAAAGCTTTTTGTGCTTCAGAACGGCTTGCCGGTGAACAGAATAGCCTTTACCTTTGCGCGGAAATATGGAAATGCGGTTCAGCGAAATCGTTCCCGGCGATTAAGCCGGGAAGTGTATCGTTTACTTAAAGCGCGGCTTTGTTCCGGTTTTGATTTGGTTCTTCTGGTTTACCCTGGGAAGGATACCTTCAATGAACGGATGGAACAGCTGAGAACTCTTTTTCAAAAAGCCGACTTGTTTGTGGATAAAACGTGAAAGCAATTATACAAAACCTGATGCTTCTAATCATCAGGTTTTACCAGAAGGCTATCTCTCCGCACTTTCCTCCTTCTTGTCGGTATACTCCGACCTGTTCACATTATACCTATGAGGCAATTCAAAAATATGGACCCCTGAAAGGGTCTTGGATGGGAATAAAGAGAATACTCCGGTGTCATCCGTTCCACCCAGGCGGTTTTGATCCGGTACCCTAATATATCGAGGATTTTTAATGGACGAAGAAAAACGCATCCTATTGGCTGTAGTGCTTTCTGTTGTAGTTATCTCTGGAAGTTTCATGTTGCAGAGCTATTTTGCTCCGCCGCCCAAACCTCAAAATATAACAACCGAACAAGCTGTACCTGTTGATGTTCAGCAACAAATAAAAACTTCAGAGCAGACTTCAACTGTTCAGGGATCTGAAATATCATCGGATACCCTTGTTATTGCTCCTGAGGAAAGTGCGCTTCCTGTTGCCGAAGAAAAGATTACCATTGAGACTAATGTCGTACGGGCTGTACTTTCCAATAAAGGCGGAGATATTGTTTCTTATAAGCTTAAGGAACATAAGGATAAGGATGACTATGTTGAAATGGTGCTCCCTGCATCCGAGGAATCTCATGCCTTTACCCTAGCCTTTGGCGGAATTGATGCAAAACCCCGTACCGAATTGTTTGCTGTCAATCGTGTTTCTGATACGGTTGTTGAATTTTATCGGGATTACATTCTTCCTAAAAATGGTACCGAGGCCAGTTCTGGAGAAACAGCAGTTTTCCGCCTTGTTAAGCGTTACGATTTTAAACAAAACGATTACATGTTTGAACTCTCTATAACCTTAGATGGGGGGTACTCGGTACCAAGTCTTAATTTTAATGGCGTAGCCTATACCCTTGAATTTGGCCCTCAGATTGGCCCAAAGTTTGAGAAATTAGATCAGCGTTATGAATATCGACACTATTACACGTACACCAATGGTAAACAAAAAACTGAAAAGGTTGATAAAAAAGCGCCGACCCTCATCAACTCAAGGCTATCTTGGGCAGCTATTGCAGGAAAATATTTTACCTTTATCGCTGTTCCTGATGCTACCAATTATACCTATGCCTTCTCATCGGTACCTGTACCTGGTTTGCAGGATACTTCCCGATTTTATATAATCCGTCCTTCTTTGAACGGTTCAAGGACAACCGATGTTCTTCGGTTTTATCTTGGTCCTAAAACTCAGAAAGCCCTGTCTGCTTACGACGTAAGTGACAAGAATGCCTTTAAGCTCAGTAATATGAACATGACTGCTGTTGCCAATACAAGCGGTATTCTCGGACCGGTAGAAACGGTTCTTAAATGGTTCATGATTATTTTTTATAAAATAATTCCTAATTATGGTATTGCCATAATTCTGCTTACGATCTTGGTAAAACTGGCCATGTTCCCCCTCACAAAAAAAGGATCTGAATCAACAATCCGTATGCAGGAACTGGCCCCAAAAATCAAGGAAATTCAGGATAAATATAAAGATAATCCAACAAAAATGAATACGGAGATGGCAGAGCTTTATAAAAAAGAAGGCTATAATCCTATGGCCGGATGTTTGCCGATGCTCCTTCAAATTCCTATTTTCTTTGCAATGTACAACCTCTTTAATAATCATTTTGATTTACGGGGTGCCATGTTTATACCTGGATGGATACCTGATCTATCACTTCCTGAATCAGTGTTCAGTTTTGCACCCTATAAGATTCCACTCCTTAACTGGAGTGATATCCGTCTTTTGCCCTTTATTTATCTGGTTTCTCAATTGCTTTATGGAAAGGTTACCCAAACTCCGGATCAGCAGAATAATTCCCAGATGAAGATGATGCTCTATGTTATGCCTATCATGTTCTTCTTTATTCTGTATGATGTACCCTCCGGTCTTTTGGTGTACTGGATTATGTCAAACATGCTTACATTGGTTCAGCAGATGATTATTAACCGTTATCTGGCCAAACATAAGGCCACGAGGGCTGTTTCGGAACCAGTTATTGCGCCGAAGCGAAAAAAAAATAAATAGGCATTTTCTCTTACGAGGAGTATTCGTATGACATATGAATTTGAAGGCCGCACTGAAAAAGAAGCGATCGATAAAGCGGCAGAAGAATTGGGGTTAGAAAAGGATCAGTTTGATGTTGAAATCCTTGAAACCCAACGATCGACTCTGTTTAAAAAAGGCTTTGTCCGTATTAGGGTTCATACAGACGAGCCTGTTTCGATTACCCGGGAGTCGAGTGTTTCAAAACCCGTATTTGGAGATCCCGAGCCAAAGAATGATTTTGAGACAGAACTAGTTTCCTTTTTAACTACACTCATCGATAAAATGGGATATCCTGGTAAGGTGAGTGTATTATTCCGGGAAGAAAAAAAGATAGGGTTGAAGATTGATTCAGAACATTCTTCAATTCTGATTGGAAAAAAAGGAAAGAACTTAGATGCTCTCCAGCTTTTAGCAAATATTTTTGCCAGCAAACTTGGTTACGATGACACCAGAATTATCCTAGATGCGGAAAACTATCGAATACGTCGAGAAGAATCTCTCGTTCGGCTTGCGTATACTGTAGCGGACAAGGTTCGCGAAAGTCGAGGATCTATTCTTCTTGAACCAATGAATCCCTTTGAACGTCGGCTAATTCATACAACAATAAATGATATTGCAGATGTAGAGACTAAAAGTGAAGGTGAAGGTTTATATAAACAAGTCCGTGTTTACTATAAGGGTAGTCGGCGTTAATCAAGATTAAAATAGTAATATTGTATTTGTAACCAGGCCGGCTTTATCTTTGTTATGAAAAAGCTGGCTTTATTTTTATTTAATAAAAGATTAGATTTAAAAAATAATAGTCTAAGCGAAAAGGAGTTTTTAATGAAAAAACAATTATGTATTTCATTTTTTAGTTTTTATTTTCTTTTTTCATCTTATGCAACAAGTCTTTCTGAAATTGTTTCTAGAGAAAATCTATCACTATTATTAATTAATTCTAAAATTATTAATGTGACCACAGGAACTGTTCAACCAAAACTCGTTCCAGAACATAATTTTGTAAAGGTGTTCGTAACAGCGATTCAGGATCAGTTAAAGCCTGCTATTATAGTGGAAAATGTTTATCTGTACCGAAAAGCATCATCAAAAATAGGTAAATCTTGGACTGAAATAGAACAGCTTAAGTTATTCAATGAAATAAGAGCTCTGAGCACTTTAAAAGGTATTGAATATTATTCTGCAAGCCGGAAAAAAATGCGCACTTTTTACGAAGATTCTTTTGTGATCGATAAACCTGAAACTAAAAATCCTCTTCCAGATCCTACGGATCTAGTACTTCCTAAGGAAACAAGCTTGTTTGCATGGCAAAAAGATTTAACCTTTGGTGGTAATATATATCGATATGATTATAAAACTTCTGATAACAGTATCCTTTTTATTCAAACTAATCTAACAACATTATCCTATGGTATCTTTCCCTTAGTTGCAAAGGAAAATCTGAAGTCTCTTGTGTGTATAATTGATATTGATGAAGGATTGCTCTTATATGCAGTTACCTTTGCCCGTTCAAGTACAGTTCCTGGAGTGGAAGGAAAAATAAAAGATTCCTTTTCTAATAGAACAGAGGCTATTTATAAATGGTTTGCTACAAAGGCAGATAAAATATTTATGTAATTTCGAAAAAAGCTTACTGTTTGCAAAATGCACTTCTAATTGCTAATAAAAAAAGGAGTTTTTCAGGGCAAAACCCAGAAAAACTCCTACCTTCCTTACAGGTTAAAAACCTACTGGAGAAGCTGTAATACGCCCTGAGATTTCTGATTAGCCTGGGCGAGCATAGCCGTACCAGCCTGACTCAAGATCTGGTCTTTGGTGTGTTTGACTATTTCGTTGGCCATATTGGTGTCGCGGATGCGTGATTCTGCAGCCTGCAGATTTTCTGCACCAATATCGATACCACGAATTGCATGTTCCAGACGGTTTTGATAAGCACCTAGATCAGCCCGTTGTTTGTTGACCTTTTTAAGTGCTTCATCAAGGGTTCCAATGGCACGGTTTGCAGTATCAGGATCTGCTAGAGATAGAATAGTATTGTCACCTGCATTACGGACTCCAAGTCCCTTAGATGTCATGGTGCCAATATATACGCGTTCCCGTTGATCCATATTGGCTCCAATATGGAACCACATAGAAGCGGTAACCACGTTTTCACCGGTTGCCCGGGCAAACCGGCCGGTCAGCATATTCATACCGTTGAACTGAGCATGAGAGGCAATTCTGTCGATTTCATCTACCAACTGGGATACTTCGACTTGAATCTGCATCCGGTCTTCTGCGGTATAAATACCGTTCGAAGCCTGAACTGCTAGTTCACGGAGTCGCTGAATGATGTCTTGGGATTCTTGCAGATATCCTTCAGCGGTTTGAATAAAGGAAATACCATTTGAAGCGTTGGTGGACGCTTGGTTCAAACCGCGAATCTGGCTCCGCATCTTTTCAGATACGGCTAATCCGGAGGCATCATCACCGGCGCGATTGATTCGCATACCGCTAGAAAGTTTCTCCATACTCTTATCAAGACTGGTTTGAGTAACACGGAGAGACCGATCGGCATACATTGCGCTCAGGTTGTGGTTAATAATCATAGACTTCACTCCTTTGGCGTTTTCGACGCAAACCGCTTGAGGCGGGTGTGGCGCCGCGGCATCCTTGCCGTTGTACTACGAAGCTGAAACGTGCCTAGAACCCTCGACCCGCCTGAAAAGGAAGGGTTGAGGATTTTGAAACAGGAATATGCAGATACAGGGGCCCAACGGGCATGTATCACCTATCCTCTCTCAACTTGAATATCGGAATATTAAAGGAGATGTTTAATAAAAAACTTTTTATTTTGAAATACCCGCAGGTCTGCAACGAGAGCAACCTAAAACGTGGACATGGGATCTTCCTGGTTTATCAAAAAGACGTGCTACAAGAACCTCATGTATAGATAGATTTGCACCGCAGACAGGACAGATTCGCTTTCGTTCTCCTGAAAGGCAATAGATACAACCATTGATATGCATGAGTCGGTCAGAACCATTCATCGATGGAAAGGCAGATGATTTTACTCGTTGGCCAGTGGTGAGTTTTGCAGAACAAACCGGACAGGTTCGAGGATCTCCTGGACGGCCTTTTTGGGGTGGTGCATTATGATGGGGGTGCGTATTTCTGGAAAAGCCTATAAATAATGAATATCCAAAATAAAGTAGTAAGGTTGCAATTATGACAATAAAAAGTAACTGAACTATATCGGTCATACTGTTATTATAAGGTTATTCTATATCATCTTGGCGATACTCTGGAATAGGGGTATACTAAAAGGGTGTCAACGTTATTTGTAATTGCAACGCCGATTGGGAATTTAGGTGATATTACCTACCGAGCTGTAGAAATACTGAAAACGGTTGATGTAGTTGCCTGTGAGGATACCCGGCAAACCCTGAAGCTCTTAAATCATCTAGGTATTTCCGTTCGTCTTATATCATGCAGGTCCCAAAATGAAACTATCGCTGCAGATAGGGTGATTAAGCTACTCGATGAAGGTTTAAAGGTAGCTTATGTCAGTGATGCGGGAACACCAGGCATAAGTGATCCTGGTGCAATTCTTGTGCAGGCTGTTATTCAGGCAGGTCATGAGGCAATACCGATACCAGGACCATCAGCATTTGCATCTCTCGTAAGTGTATCGGCTGGTTTTGATAAAACTGTTGTTTTTGAGGGATTCCTTTCTCCTAAACCAGGTCGCAGACGTTCTAGACTAAAGGAATTACTCGATATGGAAGAAGCCTTTGTGATATATGAATCTCCCTTCAGAATACTCAAGTTATTGCAGGATCTTGCCGATTTAGATAAGGAACGATATCTTTGTATTGGTCGTGAAATGACAAAGATTCATGAAGAATATCTTCGTGGTTCTGCAGAAGATTTATTAGGAATATTACAATCCAGAGATATCCAAAAAGGCGAATTTTCAGTGTATGTATCTGGAAAGAAAAGGAATAAACTATTAGAATAAAAGTGCCGATATATATGTATAGACGGCAAGGCAGGAAGTGAGTATGACTGTAGACAGAATTGGTTCCATAGATCCTATTCAAAACAGCAAGAAAACAGGAAGGTCAGAGGCTCTTCATAAGAAGACTGATATTGATTCTGTATCCCTGTCCCATGAAGCTGTAGAAAAGGGCGATTTGTATCAGGCAATCGAACTTGTATCATCCGCCTCTGATGTTCGTACTGATAAAATTGCAGAATTGAAACGAAAAATTAATGATCCTGCCTATATAAATGATACGGTGATAAACAAAACAGCTGAAAAGATTATGGATCTTTTTGGTTTATAACCTATGCCAGACATTTCTATTAAGCTCGATCCCAGAATCATTATTGGTCCTGATACGGTAAATCGATTAGGAAGTGTCTGTGCAGAGTATGCTAGCAGGGTTGTACTTGTTACTGAACAGGTATTATACGAAAATAAAATTATTGACCGGGTTGTACAGGTTCTCGAAGATTCTCAGGTAGAAACCATTGTGTTTGATGAAATTCCTCCTCAGGCAACAGCTGAAATTGCAGAAATGGTAGCTGAGCTTGCCCGTGGAGGCCGTTGTGGTGCAATTATTGGGCTTGGGGGTATAAAAACCCAAGCAATAGGTCGTCTTGCTTCTATGCTCAAGGAGGCGGGAGCCTATCTTTTCGATCTCCTTGAAGGTTCTGTGCCTGTCTGGAAATGTCTCCCCTACATCGCTGTTCCTACCAGCGGGAGAGATCCTTTTCTTTTTTCAGACAGATTTATTGCCGTAGATCCGCGGGATAGATCTGTTAAGGTGGTACATACTCCAGCTGGTCTTTGCGTGGCTGCAATTATCGATAGTGGTGTTTCAGAGCTTCTTTCAGATAAATTTGCAGCTACCGTAGCCTTTGATGGCCTTTGTGTGGCGATCGAGTCCTATTGTTCTACGAAAGCTAATTTTCTGTCAGATGCTATCTTGGAGCAGGCTATTGCATCTTATGGTCATATTTTGGATTCATTTGCTGAAAACAGAACCTTTGACCTCATTGGAAGTTCTTCTCATGCGGGGTTCTTAACAGCTTTGGGTTCTGCTGTAAGTGCTCCTGGTATAGGTACCGCCCTCGCCTATGCATTAAATGGCCGCTTTCCTGTGGCAAAATCCTGGTGTTCTACTGTATTGTTACCCCATATTATGGAACGACTAGTTCCATCACGACCAGAAAAATTGGCTCGGGTAGCGGAATTGCTTAGAGAACCTGTGGAGGGAGTTCCTCGGGCAGAAGCTGCAAATCTTGCAATAGATGGGGTTCGAAGGCGTATGGGTGTTTTATCAGTTCCTGGACGGTTAAAGGATTTTAATTTAATTCTTGATAGACTTGTTCCAGTAGCAGAAACCGCCCGTAATCTTGATTTCATTGCCTATTCACCTCGTCCTATAACTAATGATGAAGCCTATGATATATTAAAACAGGCTTTTTAGGACTACATGATTTCTCTCGAAAAACTCAATAAATTACCACGACATCAGCGTTTACGTAAAATTGAAAAAATCCTCACCCAATATGAATATCAACTTGTAGGAAAGCCTTTAAGCTCTGAGTTCTTATCAAAAGCGTATATTGTTGGTGTGACTCAAGTTATAAGCGAAGATAATGAATTTGATGAATTGATGAGGGCATATCTTTTACAACAAACTCATGAATTGCAACAGACAGAGGATGAACGAGGACCGATTAACAGACTACGACATTTTTTATTATCTCAGTTTGGTAAAACGGTTGCAGATTGGGATTTTATAGATGAAGAAGGTAATCTTTGTAGGACATCAAAACAATATCTGCCAGGTGTACAGGTGTTTCTTGAAGATATACGCTCTCCCTTTAATGTGGGTGCTATTTTTAGAACCGCTGAATGTTTTGGTGTAGAAAAAGTGTATCTTTCTCCTTTTTGTGCGGACCCGCTACATCCAAGGGCTGAACGAAGTGCCATGGGCTGTGTCAGTATTGTACCTTGGGAACGAATATCGTTAGACAGTTTGGAATTTCCGGTATTTGCCCTTGAAACTGGTGGGACACCTTTAGATAGATTTGTTTTTCCTGAAAAGGCTATAATGATTGTTGGATCTGAAGAACTGGGAATTTCTTCGGAAGCATTAAGTAGAGCCGATGCATCTCTTGGCAGGGTGAGTATACCTACAATTGGTGCAAAGGGGTCACTCAATGTAGCGGTGGCCTTTGGTATAGCAATGCAAAATTGGATGCACTTTCTATGCTTGAAAAACTAGGCCTGTTTTTGGTTAAATTATGTTGATGCGATAGAAGGGTTAGCTTCGAACTCTTTGATTTTCCCGTTTAAAACCAGCAGCAAATTTATCAAGAAGGGCTTCGAGTTGGTTTTCGTTTGTAATACCAAAGGATGTTAGGGGTTTTTTATCGATTTGATCAAAGGTTATGGTTCCCCCTTCATATTCACAAAGCATATTTGCCAGATAAACCGTTTCTACGAGGTCTTTAAACTCGGTTGGAGCAACGTTTGGATCATGGTGTAACCGAATAGCACTGACGAGGTTATCCGGAAAGTTCCACTTTTCTGCGATAAGAGCACCGATTTCGGCATGATTTAATCCAGCTGATAAATCTTCAAAAGTGGAAGCAGGAATTCCTTTCTCAGAACAAAAGGCTTTAATTTTGTTTAATAAATCTGGGTGAACGTTGGCAAAAATGATTTTACCCATATCATGTAGGATTCCTCCCACATAGACATCATCAAGCAAATTACGGTCTTTTCTAAAGTTTTTAGCGAGGTTATAGGCGTAAAAGGCTGTTTTATATGAATGGTCCCATAAAATACGTTTATCGGTAGTATCGTCTCCTAATATTTTTTGTGTTCCATAGGAATAGAGAAGGTTTTTAATACCCCGTATGCCAACCATTTTCACAGCTTCTGAAATACTATCAACCTTTTTAGATAGCATAAATTGGGCTGAATTGACAATTTTTAA harbors:
- a CDS encoding flagellar biosynthesis anti-sigma factor FlgM, encoding MTVDRIGSIDPIQNSKKTGRSEALHKKTDIDSVSLSHEAVEKGDLYQAIELVSSASDVRTDKIAELKRKINDPAYINDTVINKTAEKIMDLFGL
- the yidC gene encoding membrane protein insertase YidC, translating into MDEEKRILLAVVLSVVVISGSFMLQSYFAPPPKPQNITTEQAVPVDVQQQIKTSEQTSTVQGSEISSDTLVIAPEESALPVAEEKITIETNVVRAVLSNKGGDIVSYKLKEHKDKDDYVEMVLPASEESHAFTLAFGGIDAKPRTELFAVNRVSDTVVEFYRDYILPKNGTEASSGETAVFRLVKRYDFKQNDYMFELSITLDGGYSVPSLNFNGVAYTLEFGPQIGPKFEKLDQRYEYRHYYTYTNGKQKTEKVDKKAPTLINSRLSWAAIAGKYFTFIAVPDATNYTYAFSSVPVPGLQDTSRFYIIRPSLNGSRTTDVLRFYLGPKTQKALSAYDVSDKNAFKLSNMNMTAVANTSGILGPVETVLKWFMIIFYKIIPNYGIAIILLTILVKLAMFPLTKKGSESTIRMQELAPKIKEIQDKYKDNPTKMNTEMAELYKKEGYNPMAGCLPMLLQIPIFFAMYNLFNNHFDLRGAMFIPGWIPDLSLPESVFSFAPYKIPLLNWSDIRLLPFIYLVSQLLYGKVTQTPDQQNNSQMKMMLYVMPIMFFFILYDVPSGLLVYWIMSNMLTLVQQMIINRYLAKHKATRAVSEPVIAPKRKKNK
- the rsmI gene encoding 16S rRNA (cytidine(1402)-2'-O)-methyltransferase, with product MSTLFVIATPIGNLGDITYRAVEILKTVDVVACEDTRQTLKLLNHLGISVRLISCRSQNETIAADRVIKLLDEGLKVAYVSDAGTPGISDPGAILVQAVIQAGHEAIPIPGPSAFASLVSVSAGFDKTVVFEGFLSPKPGRRRSRLKELLDMEEAFVIYESPFRILKLLQDLADLDKERYLCIGREMTKIHEEYLRGSAEDLLGILQSRDIQKGEFSVYVSGKKRNKLLE
- the yidD gene encoding membrane protein insertion efficiency factor YidD, whose product is MLLIIRFYQKAISPHFPPSCRYTPTCSHYTYEAIQKYGPLKGSWMGIKRILRCHPFHPGGFDPVP
- a CDS encoding flagellin translates to MIINHNLSAMYADRSLRVTQTSLDKSMEKLSSGMRINRAGDDASGLAVSEKMRSQIRGLNQASTNASNGISFIQTAEGYLQESQDIIQRLRELAVQASNGIYTAEDRMQIQVEVSQLVDEIDRIASHAQFNGMNMLTGRFARATGENVVTASMWFHIGANMDQRERVYIGTMTSKGLGVRNAGDNTILSLADPDTANRAIGTLDEALKKVNKQRADLGAYQNRLEHAIRGIDIGAENLQAAESRIRDTNMANEIVKHTKDQILSQAGTAMLAQANQKSQGVLQLLQ
- the jag gene encoding RNA-binding cell elongation regulator Jag/EloR is translated as MTYEFEGRTEKEAIDKAAEELGLEKDQFDVEILETQRSTLFKKGFVRIRVHTDEPVSITRESSVSKPVFGDPEPKNDFETELVSFLTTLIDKMGYPGKVSVLFREEKKIGLKIDSEHSSILIGKKGKNLDALQLLANIFASKLGYDDTRIILDAENYRIRREESLVRLAYTVADKVRESRGSILLEPMNPFERRLIHTTINDIADVETKSEGEGLYKQVRVYYKGSRR
- a CDS encoding DUF6675 family protein; this encodes MKKLALFLFNKRLDLKNNSLSEKEFLMKKQLCISFFSFYFLFSSYATSLSEIVSRENLSLLLINSKIINVTTGTVQPKLVPEHNFVKVFVTAIQDQLKPAIIVENVYLYRKASSKIGKSWTEIEQLKLFNEIRALSTLKGIEYYSASRKKMRTFYEDSFVIDKPETKNPLPDPTDLVLPKETSLFAWQKDLTFGGNIYRYDYKTSDNSILFIQTNLTTLSYGIFPLVAKENLKSLVCIIDIDEGLLLYAVTFARSSTVPGVEGKIKDSFSNRTEAIYKWFATKADKIFM